In Janibacter sp. CX7, a single genomic region encodes these proteins:
- the sufD gene encoding Fe-S cluster assembly protein SufD, whose protein sequence is MSLLADSGPKAHTHSADTLVPDQSRAERTRSWSVADFELPTGREEDWRFTPVGRLTDLLADEGGSAELGVTHHLPEGVTRSVVPAAEARALGVPAPGDRAAAVAAGGGDVTLIDIPAEAELTEPVRISLAGTGGEIVRAHHVVRVGRFARGTIVVEHSGTADYTELLSVLAGDGSQLTIVTLQDWEDDAHHLGQHDVVVGRDASVRHIAVTIGGGIVRLNTNATYAGPGGSFEGLGVYFADAGQHLEHRLFVDHEAPHCSSNVEYKGALQGETAHTVWVGDVLIRAAAEGTETYELNRNLVLTDGARADSVPNLEIETGEIVGAGHASTTGRFDDQQLFYLQARGIPEDEARRLVVRGFFNSIVARIGDAEISDRIMAAIDVELEGGAA, encoded by the coding sequence ATGAGCCTTCTGGCTGACTCGGGCCCCAAGGCCCACACCCACTCCGCCGACACCCTGGTCCCGGACCAGTCCCGCGCCGAGCGCACGCGCTCGTGGTCGGTGGCCGACTTCGAGCTGCCGACCGGCCGCGAGGAGGACTGGCGCTTCACCCCCGTGGGTCGGCTCACCGACCTCCTGGCGGACGAAGGGGGGTCCGCCGAGCTCGGCGTGACCCACCACCTGCCCGAGGGCGTCACCCGGTCGGTCGTCCCGGCCGCGGAGGCCCGCGCCCTCGGCGTGCCGGCGCCCGGTGACCGTGCCGCGGCCGTCGCCGCCGGTGGCGGTGACGTGACGCTCATCGACATCCCCGCCGAGGCCGAGCTCACCGAGCCGGTCCGCATCTCGCTCGCCGGCACCGGCGGCGAGATCGTGCGGGCGCACCACGTCGTGCGGGTCGGGCGCTTCGCCCGCGGCACGATCGTCGTCGAGCACTCCGGCACCGCCGACTACACCGAGCTGCTCTCGGTGCTCGCCGGTGACGGCTCGCAGCTGACGATCGTCACGCTCCAGGACTGGGAGGACGACGCTCACCACCTCGGCCAGCACGACGTGGTCGTCGGCCGCGACGCGAGCGTGCGGCACATCGCCGTGACCATCGGTGGCGGCATCGTGCGCCTCAACACCAACGCGACCTACGCCGGTCCGGGTGGCTCCTTCGAGGGCCTGGGCGTCTACTTCGCCGACGCCGGCCAGCACCTCGAGCACCGGCTCTTCGTCGACCACGAGGCGCCGCACTGCTCGAGCAATGTCGAGTACAAGGGCGCGCTGCAGGGCGAGACGGCCCACACCGTGTGGGTCGGCGACGTGCTGATCCGCGCGGCCGCCGAGGGCACCGAGACCTACGAGCTCAACCGCAACCTCGTCCTCACCGACGGCGCGCGGGCCGACTCCGTGCCCAACCTCGAGATCGAGACCGGCGAGATCGTCGGCGCCGGGCACGCCTCGACGACCGGGCGCTTCGACGACCAGCAGCTCTTCTACCTGCAGGCTCGTGGCATCCCCGAGGACGAGGCCCGTCGCCTCGTCGTGCGCGGCTTCTTCAACAGCATCGTCGCGCGCATCGGCGACGCGGAGATCAGCGACCGGATCATGGCCGCGATCGACGTCGAGCTCGAGGGCGGCGCCGCATGA
- the sufU gene encoding Fe-S cluster assembly sulfur transfer protein SufU produces the protein MDLYQELILDHSKRKVGHGLREGHVAEVHHVNPTCGDEVTLRVHLDGTGPDAHITDISYEAMGCSISMASTSILAEEVTGEVIHDAMDVHAAMRHMLTSRGQDPGDEEVIGDGVALAGVAQYPARVKCALLGWMALTDALAQAGVDVPSTTEGESA, from the coding sequence ATGGACCTCTACCAGGAGCTCATCCTCGACCACTCCAAGCGCAAGGTCGGCCACGGCCTGCGCGAGGGGCACGTCGCCGAGGTGCACCACGTCAACCCGACCTGTGGCGACGAGGTGACGCTGCGCGTCCACCTCGACGGCACCGGCCCCGACGCCCACATCACCGACATCTCCTACGAGGCGATGGGCTGCTCGATCTCGATGGCGAGCACCTCGATCCTCGCCGAGGAGGTCACCGGTGAGGTGATCCACGACGCCATGGACGTCCACGCCGCGATGCGGCACATGCTGACCAGCCGTGGTCAGGACCCGGGCGACGAGGAGGTCATCGGCGACGGCGTCGCCCTGGCCGGTGTCGCCCAGTACCCGGCGCGCGTCAAGTGCGCGCTGCTCGGCTGGATGGCCCTCACCGACGCCCTGGCCCAGGCCGGCGTCGACGTCCCCAGCACGACCGAAGGAGAGTCCGCATGA
- a CDS encoding non-heme iron oxygenase ferredoxin subunit, translating into MSAVAEPDYIRVCSLDELTVGEAAKADIGGRIVAIVRTEDGAVHAVDDTCTHANVSLSEGEVDGCAIECWLHGSRFDLRTGAPSHLPATVPVAVHTVQVTEAGDVLVALAD; encoded by the coding sequence ATGAGTGCCGTCGCCGAGCCCGACTACATCCGCGTCTGCAGCCTTGACGAGCTGACCGTGGGGGAGGCGGCCAAGGCCGACATCGGTGGCCGCATCGTGGCGATCGTGCGCACCGAGGACGGCGCCGTCCACGCGGTCGACGACACCTGCACCCACGCCAACGTCTCGCTCTCCGAGGGCGAGGTCGACGGCTGCGCCATCGAGTGCTGGCTGCACGGCTCGCGCTTCGACCTGCGCACCGGCGCCCCCAGCCACCTGCCGGCGACCGTGCCCGTCGCCGTCCACACCGTCCAGGTCACCGAGGCCGGCGACGTGCTCGTCGCCCTCGCCGACTGA
- a CDS encoding BNR-4 repeat-containing protein, with protein MLRRPLVALVALGVSWTVVSASAVAADPAAPTPAPTSTPPLPEPWMRPGEVAPQAYQGTPQTQSLVASAPQRRSLGPGVRTAAVVADSAWSWYMDPRVLGTRTATYLSSVRNNGDIQVTKVARGSAELSHTVLAARFQADDHNAPSLTELPDGRIAAFWTAHSSVPARYRITKRPGDLSSFGPTLRLTGSGLESAPSTYTTMLQVEGAAYRYHLFTRRTSDNAWVMTRSKDLASWTPAVRLFAHEGREDPPYPKFVTAGDGTINIAVSDTMASPGQRSSMYHLTLRDGVFRQSDGTPIRTLAEVAGSAGQAPRPIDPREATLVYDGRSADGRARVYDIAVSGGVPTIVLTTGAEDGTWTYKWFRHLAGTWTMRTLDRAGGAQPSGITLRHDDADRVFLSRGEGDVGSRELYEYRTGDDGASWQARAVTHGSTKGNRTPAAPWGAQDGSVSTAWLAGPYTSFSSGQWATTVSIETTDPAPLELRSTWPIGWSKGKGIDGRITAGVGGVGVPGQRAWIVARLPGGEERRRNSALTDADGSVHLAVNRYYPRGTRVRVEVPAAGGWGRASTASVDTATDTTAIDLDSTWLPGWDRGLGVGASVTQVRDGAPRVGAKVWVLARFPGGTEQRRNSAVTDTQGSVHLGINRYYPKGTRIRLQVPAQSGWGSATSESHWTGS; from the coding sequence ATGCTGCGTCGACCACTCGTCGCCCTCGTGGCGCTCGGCGTCTCGTGGACCGTGGTGAGTGCCTCGGCGGTCGCCGCCGATCCCGCGGCGCCGACGCCCGCACCGACCTCGACGCCTCCCCTGCCCGAGCCGTGGATGCGTCCCGGCGAGGTGGCTCCGCAGGCCTACCAGGGCACGCCGCAGACGCAGTCCCTGGTGGCGAGCGCCCCACAGCGCCGATCCCTGGGGCCGGGGGTGCGGACCGCGGCGGTCGTCGCCGACTCGGCGTGGTCCTGGTACATGGATCCGCGGGTCCTCGGCACGCGCACCGCGACCTATCTCAGCTCGGTGCGCAACAACGGCGACATCCAGGTGACCAAGGTGGCCCGGGGGAGCGCCGAGCTGTCGCACACCGTCCTCGCCGCCCGCTTCCAGGCGGACGACCACAACGCGCCCTCGCTCACCGAGCTGCCCGACGGGCGGATCGCGGCCTTCTGGACGGCGCACTCGAGCGTTCCCGCGCGCTACCGCATCACGAAGCGCCCGGGTGACCTGTCGAGCTTCGGTCCCACGCTCCGGCTCACCGGCTCGGGGCTGGAGTCGGCCCCCTCGACCTACACGACGATGCTGCAGGTGGAGGGCGCCGCCTACCGCTACCACCTCTTCACCCGACGCACGTCGGACAACGCGTGGGTGATGACGCGCAGCAAGGACCTCGCGTCGTGGACACCGGCCGTGCGCCTCTTCGCGCACGAGGGGCGGGAGGACCCGCCCTACCCGAAGTTCGTGACGGCGGGCGACGGCACCATCAACATCGCGGTGTCCGACACGATGGCCTCGCCCGGGCAGCGCAGCTCGATGTACCACCTGACGCTGCGTGACGGGGTCTTCCGCCAGAGTGACGGCACCCCGATCCGCACGCTGGCAGAGGTCGCGGGGAGCGCCGGTCAGGCCCCGCGACCCATCGACCCGCGCGAGGCGACCCTCGTCTACGACGGCCGCAGCGCCGACGGCCGGGCGCGCGTCTACGACATCGCCGTGTCGGGTGGGGTGCCCACCATCGTCCTGACGACGGGCGCCGAGGACGGCACGTGGACCTACAAGTGGTTCCGCCACCTCGCAGGCACGTGGACGATGCGCACCCTCGACCGTGCCGGCGGCGCGCAGCCGTCGGGGATCACCCTGCGTCACGACGACGCCGACCGCGTTTTCCTCTCCCGCGGGGAGGGGGACGTGGGCAGCCGCGAGCTCTACGAGTACCGCACGGGCGACGACGGGGCGTCCTGGCAGGCGCGTGCGGTCACGCACGGGTCGACCAAGGGCAACCGGACCCCGGCCGCCCCGTGGGGAGCGCAGGACGGGTCGGTGTCGACGGCATGGCTCGCCGGCCCGTACACCTCCTTCAGCTCGGGCCAGTGGGCGACGACGGTCTCCATCGAGACGACCGACCCGGCGCCCCTCGAGCTGCGCTCGACGTGGCCGATCGGGTGGTCGAAGGGCAAGGGCATCGACGGCCGGATCACCGCGGGTGTCGGCGGGGTCGGCGTCCCCGGCCAGCGCGCCTGGATCGTCGCCCGGCTGCCCGGTGGAGAGGAGCGCCGGAGGAACTCGGCCCTCACCGACGCCGACGGATCGGTGCACCTCGCGGTCAACCGCTACTACCCGAGGGGGACGCGGGTGCGGGTCGAGGTGCCGGCTGCCGGCGGATGGGGGCGGGCGAGCACCGCGTCGGTCGACACCGCCACGGACACGACGGCCATCGACCTGGACTCGACGTGGCTGCCCGGGTGGGACCGGGGCCTGGGCGTCGGCGCCTCGGTGACGCAGGTCCGGGACGGCGCGCCCCGGGTCGGCGCGAAGGTGTGGGTGCTGGCGCGCTTCCCCGGCGGGACCGAGCAGCGGCGCAACTCAGCGGTGACCGACACGCAGGGATCGGTGCACCTGGGGATCAACCGCTACTACCCGAAGGGCACGCGCATCCGACTGCAGGTGCCGGCGCAGAGCGGGTGGGGCTCGGCAACGAGCGAGAGTCACTGGACGGGCAGCTGA
- a CDS encoding metal-sulfur cluster assembly factor yields the protein MTAQAPTPSNVADVEEALRDVVDPELGINVVDLGLVYGITVDPQNHAVIDMTLTSAACPLTDVIEDQVDGALADIVADARINWVWMPPWGPDKITDDGREQLRALGFNI from the coding sequence ATGACCGCCCAGGCCCCGACCCCGAGCAATGTCGCCGATGTCGAGGAGGCCCTGCGCGACGTCGTCGACCCCGAGCTCGGCATCAACGTCGTCGACCTCGGCCTCGTCTACGGCATCACCGTCGACCCGCAGAACCACGCCGTCATCGACATGACCCTCACGTCCGCGGCCTGCCCGCTGACCGACGTCATCGAGGACCAGGTCGACGGTGCGCTGGCCGACATCGTCGCCGACGCCCGGATCAACTGGGTCTGGATGCCGCCGTGGGGCCCGGACAAGATCACCGACGACGGGCGCGAGCAGCTGCGCGCCCTCGGCTTCAACATCTGA
- a CDS encoding neutral zinc metallopeptidase yields the protein MSINDNASLDTSRMGGGGGGGGRGPVIAGGGGIVGVIVVIVMVLLGFDPTGGGGGGAPQDTAGAGGDSWVQDNCKTGADAKKERRCLMVLGENSLQDFWSDQPDLAKALDDAGQQFRGPAQTVVYTGQTQSQCGTASNQVGPFYCPLDEKIFIDTDFFDIMEQQLGAQDGTLAELYVLAHEYGHHIQNVYGILDRAQQDPKGADSGAVRVELMADCFAGMWMKHATETKDANGEVLITDISESDIKNAMGAAKSVGDDEIQKKSGGGVNPESWTHGSAKARQAWLLRGMKTDSVNTCDTFEVSDPNNI from the coding sequence ATGAGCATCAACGACAACGCGTCGCTCGACACCTCCCGCATGGGTGGTGGAGGAGGCGGCGGAGGCCGCGGCCCGGTCATCGCGGGTGGCGGCGGCATCGTCGGCGTCATCGTCGTCATCGTCATGGTCCTGCTCGGCTTCGACCCGACCGGGGGCGGCGGTGGCGGTGCTCCGCAGGACACGGCGGGAGCGGGCGGCGACTCCTGGGTGCAGGACAACTGCAAGACGGGCGCCGACGCGAAGAAGGAGCGCCGCTGCCTCATGGTCCTCGGCGAGAACAGCCTGCAGGACTTCTGGAGCGACCAGCCGGACCTGGCCAAGGCCCTCGACGACGCCGGGCAGCAGTTCCGCGGCCCGGCCCAGACGGTCGTCTACACGGGTCAGACCCAGTCCCAGTGCGGCACCGCGAGCAACCAGGTCGGGCCCTTCTACTGCCCCCTCGACGAGAAGATCTTCATCGACACCGACTTCTTCGACATCATGGAGCAGCAGCTCGGCGCCCAGGACGGCACGCTCGCCGAGCTCTACGTCCTCGCCCACGAGTACGGCCACCACATCCAGAACGTCTACGGCATCCTCGACCGCGCGCAGCAGGACCCGAAGGGCGCCGACTCGGGCGCCGTGCGCGTCGAGCTCATGGCCGACTGCTTCGCCGGCATGTGGATGAAGCACGCGACCGAGACCAAGGACGCCAACGGCGAGGTCCTCATCACCGACATCAGCGAGTCGGACATCAAGAACGCCATGGGCGCGGCCAAGTCCGTCGGCGATGACGAGATCCAGAAGAAGTCGGGCGGCGGCGTCAACCCCGAGAGCTGGACGCACGGCTCGGCGAAGGCGCGTCAGGCCTGGCTCCTGCGCGGGATGAAGACCGACTCGGTCAACACCTGCGACACCTTCGAGGTCAGCGACCCCAACAACATCTGA
- a CDS encoding cysteine desulfurase — MTSQLIPEEELAAIRGQFPILERTVRGGKPLVYLDSGATSQKPLAVLDAERDFLVTANSAPHRGAHALSEEATEAYESARADIAGLIGAQPREVVFTKNATEALNLAAYAFSNAEAGSPLRLGEGDEVLITEAEHHANLIPWQELCRRTGATLRWIGVTTDGRLDLDQLDEMVTERTKIVAFTHASNVLGAVTDVPRVVAAARAVGAITVLDACQSVPHLPVDVAELGVDLLAFSGHKMYGPSGIGVLWGRYDLLEQMPAFLTGGSMIEIVRMEGSTYAPPPTRFEAGVPMTSQAIGLGAAVRWMQDIGVERIAAHEQALTARLLDALAQRPWVRLVGPADTYHRGSAVSFVVDGVHAHDVGQVLDDQGVAVRVGHHCAWPLHRAFGVAATTRASLAVYNTPAEIDALVAALDRVPEIFGIDRGAA, encoded by the coding sequence ATGACCTCGCAGCTGATCCCCGAGGAGGAGCTGGCCGCGATCCGCGGTCAGTTCCCGATCCTCGAGCGCACCGTGCGCGGGGGCAAGCCGCTCGTCTACCTCGACTCCGGCGCGACCTCGCAGAAGCCGCTTGCCGTCCTCGACGCCGAGCGCGACTTCCTCGTCACCGCCAACTCCGCGCCGCACCGTGGTGCGCACGCGCTGTCCGAGGAGGCCACCGAGGCCTACGAGAGCGCCCGGGCCGACATCGCCGGGCTCATCGGCGCCCAGCCGCGCGAGGTGGTCTTCACCAAGAACGCGACCGAGGCGCTCAACCTCGCCGCCTATGCCTTCTCCAACGCCGAGGCGGGGTCCCCCCTTCGTCTCGGTGAGGGCGACGAGGTGCTCATCACCGAGGCCGAGCACCACGCCAACCTCATCCCGTGGCAGGAGCTGTGCCGACGCACCGGCGCGACCCTGCGCTGGATCGGCGTGACGACCGACGGCCGGCTCGACCTCGACCAGCTCGACGAGATGGTCACCGAGCGGACCAAGATCGTGGCCTTCACGCACGCGTCCAACGTCCTCGGGGCCGTCACCGACGTCCCGCGGGTCGTCGCCGCCGCCCGCGCCGTCGGGGCCATCACGGTCCTCGACGCGTGCCAGTCGGTGCCGCACCTGCCCGTCGACGTCGCCGAGCTGGGTGTCGACCTGCTCGCCTTCTCCGGCCACAAGATGTACGGCCCGAGCGGCATCGGCGTGCTCTGGGGTCGCTACGACCTGCTCGAGCAGATGCCCGCCTTCCTCACCGGCGGCTCGATGATCGAGATCGTGCGCATGGAGGGCAGCACCTATGCGCCGCCGCCCACGCGCTTCGAGGCCGGCGTGCCGATGACCAGCCAGGCGATCGGCCTCGGCGCCGCCGTGCGCTGGATGCAGGACATCGGCGTAGAGCGCATCGCCGCGCACGAGCAGGCGCTCACCGCGCGGCTGCTCGACGCGCTCGCGCAGCGCCCGTGGGTGCGTCTCGTCGGCCCCGCCGACACCTACCACCGCGGCTCGGCCGTGTCCTTCGTCGTCGACGGGGTGCACGCCCACGACGTCGGCCAGGTCCTCGACGACCAGGGCGTCGCCGTGCGGGTCGGCCACCACTGCGCGTGGCCGCTGCACCGCGCCTTCGGCGTCGCGGCGACCACCCGCGCCTCGCTGGCGGTCTACAACACGCCGGCCGAGATCGACGCGCTCGTCGCGGCGCTCGACCGGGTGCCCGAGATCTTCGGCATCGATCGGGGGGCCGCCTGA
- the sufC gene encoding Fe-S cluster assembly ATPase SufC, with protein sequence MATLQITDLHVSVETEDGPKEILKGVTLTIRSGETHAIMGPNGSGKSTLAYSIAGHPKYTVTSGEVTLDGEDVLSMSVDERARAGLFLAMQYPVEVPGVTVSNFLRTAKTAIDGEAPKLRTWVKEVRGTMEELRMDSSFADRNVNEGFSGGEKKRHEILQMELLKPKFAVLDETDSGLDVDALRVVSEGVNRAKESTDAGVLLITHYTRILRYIKPEFVHVFVDGKIAEEGGPELADQLEAEGYDRFIATGEPATTAGA encoded by the coding sequence ATGGCAACGCTCCAGATCACCGACCTGCACGTCAGCGTCGAGACCGAAGACGGCCCCAAGGAGATCCTCAAGGGCGTCACCCTGACCATCCGGTCCGGCGAGACCCACGCGATCATGGGCCCCAACGGCTCCGGCAAGTCCACGCTCGCCTACTCGATCGCCGGCCACCCCAAGTACACCGTCACCTCCGGCGAGGTCACCCTCGACGGCGAGGACGTGCTGTCGATGTCCGTCGACGAGCGCGCTCGCGCCGGCCTCTTCCTCGCGATGCAGTACCCCGTCGAGGTCCCCGGTGTCACGGTGAGCAACTTCCTGCGCACCGCCAAGACCGCCATCGACGGCGAGGCCCCCAAGCTGCGCACCTGGGTCAAGGAGGTCCGCGGCACGATGGAGGAGCTGCGCATGGACTCCTCCTTCGCCGACCGCAATGTCAACGAGGGCTTCTCCGGTGGTGAGAAGAAGCGCCACGAGATCCTCCAGATGGAGCTGCTCAAGCCGAAGTTCGCCGTCCTCGACGAGACCGACTCCGGCCTCGACGTCGACGCGCTGCGCGTCGTCTCGGAGGGCGTCAACCGCGCCAAGGAGTCGACCGACGCCGGCGTCCTGCTCATCACGCACTACACGCGGATCCTGCGCTACATCAAGCCCGAGTTCGTCCACGTCTTCGTCGACGGCAAGATCGCCGAGGAGGGCGGCCCGGAGCTGGCCGACCAGCTCGAGGCCGAGGGCTACGACCGCTTCATCGCGACGGGGGAGCCCGCCACGACCGCAGGGGCCTGA
- a CDS encoding acVLRF1 family peptidyl-tRNA hydrolase, translating to MTRTVEVGPERLDRWVEGFGARHDGVTRADEPGTVVLTGGDGATATGERFDHERIGLVLVRRGGYAVGRDEGGDLTAHTCGTAYVQSRTKKGGWSQQRYARRRGNQADGVLDKVREISLRHLGPGAVDALVLGGDRRMAEQVLDDPRLAHLRDLPRRTLWDLPDPRLAVLRDAARRARAVRVVITPVPTDGGALD from the coding sequence ATGACCCGCACGGTCGAGGTCGGCCCCGAGCGGCTGGACCGGTGGGTCGAGGGCTTCGGTGCCCGGCACGACGGCGTCACGCGCGCCGACGAGCCGGGCACCGTCGTGCTCACCGGCGGTGACGGCGCCACGGCGACGGGGGAGCGCTTCGACCACGAGCGGATCGGGCTGGTCCTCGTGCGGCGCGGCGGGTACGCCGTCGGCCGTGACGAAGGGGGTGACCTCACCGCGCACACGTGCGGCACCGCCTACGTGCAGTCCCGGACGAAGAAGGGCGGCTGGAGCCAGCAGCGCTATGCCCGTCGGCGTGGCAACCAGGCCGACGGCGTGCTCGACAAGGTGCGGGAGATCTCCCTTCGCCATCTGGGGCCGGGCGCGGTCGACGCACTCGTCCTCGGTGGTGACCGGAGGATGGCCGAGCAGGTCCTCGACGACCCCCGTCTGGCGCACCTGCGGGACCTGCCGCGCCGGACCCTGTGGGACCTGCCCGACCCACGGCTGGCGGTCCTGCGGGACGCCGCGCGCCGGGCTCGGGCGGTGCGGGTCGTGATCACGCCGGTGCCGACCGACGGAGGAGCGCTCGACTAG